From Herbiconiux flava, one genomic window encodes:
- a CDS encoding MarC family protein, producing MTDITTPTLVTSAIGLLTITNPIGSLPIFLNLTKDFDVARQKRLGLLVGVAVFAVLTVSLVAGSWVLQAFGIDLTSFRIAGNLLVASIGWAMLTAKANIVTVTDAQSPVVVPLAIPVIAGPGAISLIITFQETYSSLFDYVAGTLMILAVSIVIAVALFFAPQVARLVKPTGMSIVTRIFGLLLLAIAVQSILGALGDAFPALVK from the coding sequence GTGACCGACATCACCACGCCGACGCTCGTCACGAGCGCCATCGGACTGCTCACGATCACGAACCCGATCGGCAGCCTGCCCATCTTCCTGAACCTCACGAAGGACTTCGACGTCGCGCGGCAGAAGCGGCTGGGACTGCTCGTCGGCGTCGCCGTCTTCGCCGTGCTGACCGTGTCGCTCGTGGCCGGGAGCTGGGTGCTGCAGGCGTTCGGTATCGACCTCACGTCGTTCCGTATCGCGGGCAACCTGCTCGTGGCGAGCATCGGCTGGGCGATGCTGACGGCCAAGGCGAACATCGTGACGGTGACGGATGCGCAGTCCCCCGTCGTGGTGCCGCTTGCCATCCCCGTGATCGCCGGGCCGGGGGCCATCAGCCTGATCATCACGTTCCAGGAGACGTACTCGAGCCTGTTCGACTACGTCGCCGGAACGTTGATGATCTTGGCGGTGTCGATCGTGATCGCCGTCGCGCTGTTCTTCGCGCCGCAGGTGGCGCGGCTCGTGAAGCCGACCGGGATGAGCATCGTGACGCGCATCTTCGGGCTGCTGCTGCTGGCGATCGCGGTGCAGTCGATCCTCGGGGCGCTGGGGGACGCTTTCCCGGCGCTGGTGAAGTAG